In the genome of Fulvivirga maritima, one region contains:
- a CDS encoding cytidylyltransferase domain-containing protein, with the protein MNKVGAVVLSRFNSSRLPGKALMSIKEKPILLYIYERLRQVLPPEQIIIATSAEASDDPIAEFCLSNNIQCYRGALHNVAERFYEAGERLKCDYFIRINGDNIFLDIKLLAKIYKLSEEAKHDFISNVKGRTFPKGMSIEVVKRDYYRGILPEINKDDTYKEHVTLLLYEKKDDDHFFIYNESNTEMAGIQLALDTVEDFKRTEKIIYQFSKDHREYGMEEINEILKEIE; encoded by the coding sequence ATGAATAAAGTAGGAGCAGTTGTTCTTTCAAGGTTCAATTCAAGTCGCTTGCCGGGAAAGGCACTGATGTCGATCAAAGAAAAACCTATTCTTTTATATATTTATGAAAGGCTGAGGCAGGTACTGCCTCCAGAGCAGATTATAATTGCCACTTCCGCCGAAGCTTCTGATGATCCTATTGCAGAGTTTTGCTTGTCTAATAATATTCAATGCTATAGAGGGGCACTTCATAATGTGGCTGAAAGATTTTATGAAGCAGGGGAAAGATTAAAATGTGATTACTTCATCAGAATCAATGGAGATAATATATTCCTGGATATAAAGTTATTGGCTAAAATTTACAAGTTATCAGAGGAGGCTAAGCATGATTTCATTTCTAATGTGAAAGGTAGAACTTTTCCTAAGGGGATGAGTATAGAAGTGGTAAAGAGAGATTATTATCGTGGTATTCTCCCTGAAATCAATAAGGATGATACTTACAAAGAGCATGTTACTTTACTTCTTTATGAAAAAAAAGATGATGATCATTTTTTCATTTATAATGAGAGTAATACAGAAATGGCTGGTATTCAGCTTGCTTTAGATACAGTAGAAGATTTTAAGAGAACGGAAAAAATAATCTACCAATTTTCTAAAGATCATAGAGAGTATGGTATGGAAGAAATTAATGAAATACTGAAGGAGATAGAATAA
- a CDS encoding lipopolysaccharide biosynthesis protein produces the protein MSKAKSVYNGVLWSFLQLFIDRGLSFIVKIVLAKLLFPEDFGLIGMAAVFIAFLQPLSEVGMASYLINKKDPTETDLSTTFWTGIVWAIVLYTFVNTVVANFAASFYNEPIIKTIFPVLSIGVLTNSLNMIKRVKLVKNLDFKRIALVENISNLISAVIALTLAFLDFGLWALVAYNSVAFLIRLVMFHSLVQWRPKFIWSNESFKNMFSFGLFTLGTAMLSKVVSQFDFMIVGKLLNATLLGYYSFAFLITSTLRTQISFALTKVMYPVFSQNKSDTAKMHQIYGKLVFYNYLILFPVLLGLFLFSDVLINTFFSKWEPTIDIIRILSVGVMLALFNSGSGVFIRGFGKPKIEFRLSIANSILFVIIIFLGVYFYGLIGLSVSFVIFNLVSVIIIQLVLKIFFGLSFVTLFKAIQRVLLIGLINLSVYYVLQFLGGGRLILLGVYLLINISLYLLWYRKEFMFLIKKIRP, from the coding sequence ATGTCCAAAGCTAAGAGTGTTTATAACGGCGTTTTATGGAGTTTTTTGCAGCTATTTATAGATAGAGGCCTATCCTTTATCGTTAAAATCGTATTAGCCAAACTATTATTCCCAGAAGATTTTGGACTCATAGGTATGGCCGCTGTATTTATAGCATTTTTGCAGCCATTATCTGAAGTTGGTATGGCCTCTTATTTGATAAATAAAAAGGATCCGACCGAAACGGATTTATCAACTACCTTCTGGACAGGAATAGTTTGGGCAATAGTTTTATACACCTTTGTCAATACAGTTGTAGCCAATTTTGCGGCATCATTTTATAATGAGCCGATTATAAAAACAATATTTCCGGTTTTATCTATCGGCGTTTTAACGAACTCTTTGAATATGATCAAAAGAGTTAAGTTAGTCAAGAATTTGGACTTTAAAAGAATTGCGTTAGTTGAAAATATTTCAAATCTTATTTCGGCTGTTATAGCGCTTACCTTGGCTTTCTTAGACTTTGGGTTATGGGCCTTGGTAGCATACAATTCAGTAGCATTCTTAATAAGGTTAGTGATGTTTCATTCTTTAGTTCAATGGCGCCCCAAGTTTATCTGGTCCAATGAGTCTTTCAAGAATATGTTTTCTTTCGGTCTATTTACATTGGGTACTGCCATGCTATCCAAAGTGGTGTCGCAGTTTGATTTTATGATAGTTGGAAAATTGCTTAATGCGACTCTTTTAGGGTATTATTCTTTCGCATTTCTAATTACAAGTACTTTACGAACACAAATTTCTTTTGCACTTACAAAGGTCATGTACCCGGTGTTTAGTCAGAATAAGTCGGATACCGCTAAGATGCACCAAATTTATGGCAAGCTAGTATTCTATAATTATCTAATCCTTTTCCCAGTTCTGCTGGGATTATTTCTGTTTAGTGATGTATTGATAAATACTTTTTTTAGTAAGTGGGAGCCTACTATTGACATCATTAGAATATTATCAGTGGGTGTCATGTTAGCCCTGTTCAATTCAGGGTCAGGAGTGTTTATAAGAGGATTTGGAAAGCCGAAAATTGAGTTTAGACTTTCCATAGCCAACTCTATATTATTCGTTATTATTATTTTCCTGGGAGTATACTTCTATGGCTTAATAGGACTTAGTGTTTCGTTTGTCATCTTTAATTTAGTAAGTGTAATAATTATCCAATTGGTATTGAAAATTTTCTTTGGATTAAGCTTTGTAACTTTGTTTAAGGCGATACAAAGGGTATTACTAATTGGGCTAATAAATTTATCAGTATACTATGTTTTGCAATTCCTGGGAGGGGGGCGTTTAATCCTATTGGGAGTCTATTTGCTAATAAATATTAGTCTATATTTGCTTTGGTACAGGAAAGAATTCATGTTTTTAATAAAAAAAATAAGACCATAA
- a CDS encoding glycosyltransferase family 4 protein translates to MIKTKISIPLFVPSFSRLKADAVWVTIANWAEGLEDRYGDAEVIAGESSYSSEEIRNRCFVLSNSNKKTISPLRKTYIAKLLEILVKDIRWFREDRKVLSVTVDKFKNVPFVWQHHDLFQTQGLRIAKKLGVPSVLFVDAPYVWESKKWGVHRFGWEWFSKRWGDANPCKQADLVLAVSEEVKQAVLALGVDEKKVIVTPCTVSAKRFDNVDGNEVRHSLGLKDDFVIGWVGSFRKFHSLDLLIESFKGVATQLPQAKLLLVGDGPERAAIQEMVKQMGLHDKVIFTGNIPHKDVNSYIKAFDISILPSKSTEGFHYSPLKLREFFAAGVPVIASAVGDVKKVIMESEGGWLVSPGSKDSISEMILKMESNREAVKVASSNARNYSINEMGILKQIDMIESYFAKY, encoded by the coding sequence ATGATAAAAACTAAAATATCAATTCCTCTTTTTGTTCCTAGTTTTAGTCGTTTAAAGGCTGATGCTGTTTGGGTAACAATAGCCAATTGGGCAGAAGGGCTTGAAGATAGATATGGGGATGCTGAAGTAATAGCGGGTGAGTCTTCTTATTCTTCTGAAGAAATTAGAAATAGGTGTTTTGTTTTAAGTAACAGTAATAAGAAAACGATTAGCCCCCTACGTAAGACTTATATAGCCAAACTACTTGAAATTCTAGTAAAAGATATTAGGTGGTTTAGGGAGGATAGGAAGGTCTTAAGTGTGACTGTTGATAAATTTAAAAACGTCCCATTTGTATGGCAACATCATGATTTATTTCAAACACAAGGTTTACGAATTGCTAAAAAACTAGGAGTTCCTTCAGTTTTATTTGTGGATGCTCCTTATGTATGGGAATCAAAGAAGTGGGGAGTCCATCGCTTTGGATGGGAATGGTTCTCAAAACGCTGGGGAGATGCTAATCCATGTAAACAGGCAGATCTGGTTCTGGCAGTTAGTGAAGAGGTAAAGCAGGCTGTTTTAGCTTTAGGTGTGGATGAAAAAAAAGTTATAGTAACGCCATGTACAGTTTCCGCTAAAAGATTTGATAATGTCGATGGAAATGAAGTTCGTCATTCTTTAGGTCTAAAAGATGACTTTGTGATAGGGTGGGTAGGCAGTTTTCGAAAATTTCATTCTCTTGATCTCTTAATTGAGTCATTCAAAGGTGTTGCAACTCAGTTGCCACAAGCAAAACTCCTGTTGGTTGGTGATGGTCCCGAGCGAGCTGCAATTCAAGAAATGGTGAAACAAATGGGGTTGCATGATAAGGTGATTTTTACTGGTAATATTCCTCATAAGGATGTCAATTCTTATATAAAAGCTTTTGATATATCAATTTTACCCTCTAAGTCTACTGAAGGTTTTCATTATTCTCCATTAAAATTGAGAGAATTCTTTGCGGCAGGTGTACCTGTTATTGCATCTGCTGTAGGAGATGTGAAGAAAGTGATTATGGAAAGTGAAGGTGGATGGCTTGTTTCACCGGGCTCTAAAGATTCTATTTCAGAAATGATCTTAAAAATGGAATCAAATAGAGAGGCGGTTAAGGTTGCAAGTTCAAACGCTAGAAATTATTCCATTAATGAGATGGGTATTTTAAAGCAAATTGATATGATCGAGTCTTATTTTGCTAAATATTGA
- a CDS encoding acyltransferase — translation MIALTQYYITQFRPKIRALLTRILYAGRVKIGSGFRADNVPRILVDEGCTLSIGNNVEFRRNVEIRVHGTASVIIGDNVRIDRGVRILAANNSRIEISDGVRIGLYSVLNGGDSISIGRKSLVSGFVYLQTSMHGYAKQTESIQEQGYDHAPVILEEDTWLGTHVTILPGTHIFKGGIVGSNAVVNKNVEPYQVVGGVPAKPLKNRE, via the coding sequence ATGATAGCATTGACTCAGTATTATATTACTCAATTTCGGCCTAAAATCCGCGCTTTATTAACTCGTATTCTTTATGCAGGACGAGTAAAAATAGGTTCTGGCTTTAGGGCTGATAACGTGCCTAGAATTTTAGTTGATGAAGGGTGTACTTTGAGCATAGGAAATAATGTTGAATTTAGAAGAAATGTGGAGATCCGAGTTCACGGTACTGCCTCGGTAATTATAGGGGATAATGTTAGAATTGATAGAGGCGTGAGAATTTTAGCAGCGAATAATTCACGAATTGAAATTTCCGATGGTGTTAGAATCGGTTTATATTCTGTCTTAAATGGAGGTGATAGCATATCGATTGGTCGTAAAAGTCTAGTATCTGGCTTTGTTTACCTTCAAACTAGTATGCATGGTTATGCCAAGCAAACTGAATCTATTCAAGAACAAGGATATGATCATGCCCCTGTAATCTTGGAAGAAGATACATGGCTAGGAACTCATGTGACCATCTTACCTGGAACTCATATCTTTAAAGGAGGGATAGTAGGAAGTAATGCTGTTGTGAATAAAAATGTTGAACCGTATCAAGTGGTTGGGGGTGTTCCGGCTAAACCATTAAAAAACAGAGAATAA
- a CDS encoding N-acetylneuraminate synthase family protein produces MNTFLGKHGPLLIAEIGGNHEGDFEYAKKLTQLAIESDADYIKFQIYSGDSLVSSKESPDRNKHFKKFELTQSQHQELAQMVIDAGKLYTSSVWDADSLDWIDNYMSLYKIGSGDLTAYPLLKNIAKRGKPIIISTGLSTEKEVLETVDYVQSVNSIYSDPSKLAVLQCTSMYPIESSDAHLNVMQVFKEKTDLTVGYSDHTEGITALKYAVCLGAEILEFHFTDDRTNKNFRDHKVSLTKEEVHELIAEIKLIQSLQGDATKRPLSIEMDNGHDVSFRRAVYPSRDILAGEVLSEDNLTILRPNHGIDAREYYNLVGKKAKMKIEKHQKLTWDLFE; encoded by the coding sequence ATGAACACATTTTTAGGTAAGCATGGCCCATTATTAATAGCTGAAATTGGAGGAAATCATGAAGGCGATTTTGAGTATGCTAAAAAGCTGACTCAATTAGCGATTGAATCAGATGCTGACTACATAAAATTTCAAATATATTCTGGAGATAGCCTTGTTTCAAGTAAAGAGAGCCCTGATAGAAACAAGCACTTTAAGAAATTTGAACTCACGCAATCACAACATCAGGAATTAGCCCAAATGGTTATTGATGCCGGAAAGCTGTATACTTCTTCTGTATGGGATGCAGATTCGCTGGATTGGATAGATAACTATATGTCTCTGTATAAGATCGGGAGTGGAGATTTAACTGCTTATCCGCTTCTAAAAAATATTGCTAAAAGAGGTAAGCCCATTATAATTTCTACGGGATTATCTACAGAAAAGGAGGTGCTTGAAACTGTGGATTATGTTCAAAGTGTTAACTCAATCTATAGTGATCCAAGCAAATTAGCTGTTTTACAATGTACAAGCATGTATCCCATAGAATCTTCAGATGCTCATTTGAATGTGATGCAGGTATTCAAAGAAAAAACGGATCTCACTGTGGGATACTCTGATCATACGGAGGGAATCACGGCATTAAAATATGCGGTTTGCTTGGGGGCAGAGATTCTTGAGTTCCATTTCACTGATGACAGAACTAATAAGAATTTTAGAGACCATAAGGTTTCTCTTACAAAAGAAGAGGTTCATGAGCTAATTGCAGAAATTAAATTAATTCAGTCATTGCAAGGAGATGCAACTAAGAGACCATTATCTATTGAAATGGATAATGGTCACGATGTTTCTTTTAGAAGAGCGGTGTATCCAAGTCGTGATATTTTGGCAGGAGAAGTACTATCAGAAGATAATCTCACGATATTGAGACCTAATCATGGAATCGATGCTAGAGAGTATTATAACCTTGTAGGAAAAAAAGCTAAAATGAAGATAGAAAAGCATCAAAAATTAACTTGGGACTTATTTGAATGA
- a CDS encoding sulfotransferase family protein: MCGCPRSGTTLLMSILDSHPEIQVIPFETSLLRSRPAEKRIVRNIRLNRKVVKFQILMMLFSSKVKPSAKRWAEKTPLNIMNVEEIDKMYKGKVRFINIIRDGRATVSSYHRELGYMVNPRLWYKCTTEGLRFNDKENFLTLKYEDLLRDKETSFEIISKFLHLKEPFPTNWFDKTNIKGNVKKMLSKNIEGSTVESDIVKDKKNTWQESESPHLKDFIDDPKCMELNREMGYH; encoded by the coding sequence ATGTGCGGATGTCCACGTTCGGGAACCACTCTCTTAATGTCAATATTAGATTCTCATCCTGAAATTCAGGTTATTCCTTTTGAAACGTCACTGTTGAGAAGTAGGCCAGCTGAAAAGAGAATAGTTAGGAACATTAGGCTCAATAGAAAAGTGGTTAAATTTCAAATATTGATGATGTTATTCTCTTCTAAAGTCAAACCATCGGCCAAAAGATGGGCGGAAAAGACTCCTTTAAATATTATGAATGTAGAGGAGATAGATAAGATGTACAAGGGTAAAGTCCGATTTATCAATATTATTCGAGATGGTAGAGCTACTGTAAGTTCATACCATAGAGAATTGGGGTACATGGTGAATCCCAGATTGTGGTATAAATGTACCACTGAGGGATTGAGGTTTAATGATAAAGAGAATTTTCTGACTTTGAAGTATGAAGATTTATTAAGAGATAAAGAGACCAGCTTTGAAATAATATCGAAATTTCTACACTTAAAGGAGCCTTTTCCTACTAATTGGTTTGATAAAACTAATATTAAAGGAAATGTTAAAAAAATGCTTTCAAAAAATATTGAGGGTTCTACTGTAGAAAGTGATATAGTAAAGGATAAAAAAAATACATGGCAAGAATCAGAAAGCCCGCATTTGAAAGATTTTATCGATGATCCGAAATGTATGGAATTGAATAGAGAAATGGGATATCATTAA
- a CDS encoding glycosyltransferase — protein MSKLDKKVITIVIGSFKIGGAERMAINIGEELLQRGYDVHFALLRPIFEIPNQIPDDRIHLLSKRKGRSSKMQHVSNLFNLFKLNLTLKSDFVVGFTYFSSFVACFSLCNKVIATFDVFPYQFAKKRARVANFVIKWPYVKKIVCPSQGLLDQVVDYKPSFAKKGTYIYNTLDYEGIWSKSNAELDITPNLPQKYIVAMGRFSKQKNFGLLLEAYAKSKIREQFKLVLIGDGPLKSDIHEIIDKYSLNKDVYLTGFLPNPFQVIKNAKLFINTSDYESFCMVILESLSLNVPVIAADCKSGPSEMVQSGLNGMLFPVGKVDHLISILNQITDAPEIVDMWRNNISESIKKFRIEAIVDKWEAEIFN, from the coding sequence ATGAGTAAACTAGATAAGAAAGTTATAACCATTGTTATTGGTTCTTTCAAAATTGGAGGGGCTGAAAGAATGGCTATCAATATAGGAGAAGAATTGCTTCAGAGAGGGTATGATGTTCATTTTGCGCTTTTAAGGCCAATATTCGAAATACCTAATCAAATCCCGGATGATAGAATTCATCTGTTGAGTAAAAGAAAGGGACGTTCTAGTAAGATGCAACATGTGTCCAATTTGTTTAACTTATTTAAGTTAAACCTGACCTTAAAGTCTGATTTTGTAGTAGGCTTTACCTATTTCAGTAGTTTCGTTGCTTGTTTTTCTTTATGCAATAAAGTAATAGCAACATTTGATGTCTTTCCTTATCAATTTGCTAAAAAGAGAGCTAGAGTAGCGAATTTTGTGATAAAATGGCCATATGTCAAAAAGATAGTGTGTCCTTCGCAGGGGCTTTTGGATCAAGTCGTAGATTATAAGCCTTCTTTTGCTAAAAAAGGCACATATATTTACAATACATTGGACTATGAAGGTATATGGTCCAAAAGCAATGCTGAACTGGACATTACACCTAATTTGCCTCAAAAGTATATTGTAGCAATGGGAAGGTTCTCTAAGCAGAAGAATTTCGGTTTGTTACTTGAAGCTTATGCGAAAAGTAAGATAAGAGAGCAGTTCAAATTAGTTTTGATTGGTGATGGTCCTTTAAAATCAGATATCCACGAAATTATAGATAAGTATAGTTTGAATAAGGATGTGTATTTAACTGGCTTTTTGCCTAATCCTTTTCAAGTTATTAAGAATGCTAAGTTATTCATCAATACTTCAGACTATGAAAGTTTTTGTATGGTAATATTAGAGTCTCTCAGTTTAAATGTGCCAGTTATTGCTGCAGATTGTAAGTCTGGCCCTTCAGAAATGGTACAAAGCGGTTTGAATGGGATGTTATTTCCTGTTGGAAAGGTTGACCACTTAATAAGCATTCTGAACCAAATAACAGATGCTCCGGAAATTGTTGATATGTGGAGAAATAACATTTCAGAGTCAATTAAGAAATTTCGTATAGAGGCTATTGTGGATAAGTGGGAAGCTGAAATCTTTAATTAA
- a CDS encoding capsular polysaccharide export protein, LipB/KpsS family: protein MDSENKLNKRIFIYEFVWSEDLIRHIIQLCDKKGIEICGWAIRRKDFEILLKVWPEAPVFEAPLPKKLEVIDYNTDLTNGFSFGEEENIRFLLDREGSYQNNMHSSQVRYQIQSWAEGLLKLTQPDWLLFPDVPHNIFTYLLHLCGERRGVNSLMVRRDLAPHFFNLSKTVKREAVSIPNDLDIKNLSPQTSEYLDSLRSDDDTSPTYMRKQKQNSKLFQIIKRALGKGLNLFTKKSIGAVGTYRNRGKLKKTYESYSEIKVNSKHTKPYIVVFLMLQPERSSIPEGGIFAQQWLMIQMLSKFCTSLGWNLYVKEHPSTFMIGPKLYRGKWFYDGLKAMPNVSIVSVGVSSAKILKDAKAIATITGTVGIEAVAKGVPALLFGESPYTGCAGTFKIKDESDLDAAMSSIKDGVHINFDDVKRFFGACEKDKYCLNTGLSRKEDHVAPWMKGIPQSKMFTKIVEFIEDDQLS from the coding sequence ATGGACAGCGAAAATAAATTGAATAAAAGAATTTTTATTTATGAATTTGTATGGTCAGAAGATTTAATAAGACATATAATTCAACTTTGTGATAAAAAGGGCATTGAAATATGTGGTTGGGCAATTAGGAGAAAGGATTTTGAAATTCTTTTGAAGGTATGGCCGGAAGCTCCCGTTTTTGAAGCTCCTCTTCCTAAAAAATTGGAAGTAATAGACTATAATACTGATCTGACTAATGGATTTAGCTTTGGAGAAGAAGAAAATATACGGTTCTTGCTTGATAGAGAAGGAAGTTATCAAAATAATATGCACTCGAGTCAGGTGCGGTATCAGATACAATCATGGGCCGAAGGGTTACTAAAACTAACTCAGCCGGATTGGCTGCTATTTCCAGACGTTCCTCATAATATATTTACATATCTACTTCATTTGTGTGGTGAGAGAAGAGGTGTTAATAGTTTGATGGTTCGCAGAGATCTTGCTCCTCATTTTTTTAATTTAAGCAAAACTGTAAAGAGAGAAGCTGTATCTATACCTAATGATTTAGATATTAAGAATTTGTCTCCTCAAACCTCTGAATATTTAGATTCTTTAAGGTCAGATGATGATACTTCTCCTACCTACATGCGTAAGCAGAAACAAAATTCTAAACTTTTTCAAATCATTAAAAGAGCCTTAGGGAAGGGCTTGAATTTGTTTACTAAGAAGTCTATCGGGGCGGTGGGCACATATAGGAATAGAGGAAAACTGAAAAAAACATACGAAAGCTACAGTGAAATTAAGGTGAATTCAAAACATACGAAGCCTTATATTGTCGTTTTTTTGATGCTTCAACCGGAAAGATCTAGTATACCAGAAGGTGGCATCTTTGCACAGCAGTGGTTAATGATACAGATGCTGTCTAAATTCTGTACCTCGTTAGGATGGAACCTTTACGTCAAAGAGCACCCTTCTACCTTTATGATCGGTCCTAAACTTTATCGGGGTAAATGGTTTTATGACGGTTTAAAGGCGATGCCGAATGTCTCCATAGTTTCAGTAGGAGTGAGTTCAGCCAAAATATTGAAGGATGCAAAAGCAATCGCCACAATTACCGGTACAGTGGGGATAGAAGCGGTAGCCAAGGGTGTGCCAGCTTTGCTTTTTGGAGAATCCCCTTATACTGGTTGTGCAGGCACATTTAAAATAAAAGATGAGTCAGATTTAGACGCTGCCATGTCATCAATTAAAGATGGTGTACACATCAATTTTGATGATGTTAAAAGATTTTTTGGTGCCTGTGAAAAGGATAAATATTGCCTTAATACGGGTCTTTCTAGAAAAGAAGATCATGTGGCCCCATGGATGAAAGGTATTCCTCAATCTAAAATGTTTACTAAGATTGTTGAATTTATTGAAGATGATCAACTATCCTAA
- a CDS encoding polysaccharide pyruvyl transferase family protein: protein MNNINLYKSIIENQQNLLYNCLSKLLSKDMKVALLDFPNHNNVGDNAIWLGEKAALKKIGVEVVYQCDIYGFSERAMRKHLADKGIVLLHGGGNLGSVWPEHQRFRERIIQSLPDMTIIQLPQSVFFDNDVELKSFGNIAREHQKLHILVRDKVSFRMLHELKLNVELCPDMAFAIGAIPQVGSPKVDVVWLSRSDHESAGYNIDDTNFKIEKLDWLQGEPGRYYSKFSPKITVRIRRMVQRIFRKSSFVRNRCWKLNTTFFDALAQRRLNRGVRILSRGKIVVTDRLHGHIISTLLGKPQILFDNHYKKIGNYRDCFEPEHEAIFYDLDDKSNVETNISKAISFS, encoded by the coding sequence ATGAACAATATTAATTTATATAAGAGCATTATTGAAAATCAACAAAATCTGCTTTATAACTGTCTAAGTAAATTATTAAGTAAAGATATGAAAGTGGCGCTGTTAGACTTTCCAAATCATAATAACGTAGGCGATAATGCTATTTGGTTAGGAGAGAAGGCTGCTTTAAAGAAAATAGGGGTTGAAGTGGTTTACCAGTGCGATATATATGGTTTTTCAGAGCGAGCTATGAGGAAGCATCTGGCAGATAAGGGAATAGTATTACTTCATGGCGGCGGAAATTTGGGAAGTGTGTGGCCTGAACATCAGAGATTTAGAGAACGTATTATTCAGTCATTGCCTGATATGACGATAATACAGTTGCCACAAAGTGTATTTTTTGATAATGATGTTGAGTTAAAATCGTTTGGAAATATAGCTAGAGAACATCAAAAACTTCACATTCTGGTACGGGATAAGGTAAGCTTTAGAATGCTGCATGAGTTAAAGTTAAACGTGGAGCTTTGCCCTGATATGGCTTTTGCTATAGGAGCAATTCCTCAGGTAGGTAGCCCGAAGGTTGATGTAGTTTGGTTATCAAGATCAGACCATGAGTCCGCAGGTTATAATATTGATGATACTAACTTTAAAATAGAAAAACTAGATTGGCTTCAAGGTGAGCCCGGTAGATACTATTCTAAATTCAGTCCGAAAATAACAGTTAGAATTAGAAGAATGGTACAGCGCATTTTTCGTAAGTCCTCGTTTGTTCGTAATCGTTGTTGGAAATTAAATACTACCTTTTTTGATGCTTTGGCACAAAGAAGGTTGAATCGAGGTGTACGTATTCTTAGTAGAGGGAAGATTGTAGTTACAGATAGGCTGCACGGTCATATAATTTCTACTTTGTTAGGCAAGCCTCAAATTTTATTTGATAATCACTATAAAAAAATTGGTAATTATAGAGATTGTTTTGAGCCTGAACATGAAGCAATATTCTATGATTTAGATGACAAATCAAACGTTGAGACAAATATATCCAAGGCTATAAGCTTTTCTTGA
- a CDS encoding glycosyltransferase, which translates to MTMPLVTIYITNYNYASYIEESIESVLNQSCQDFELLIIDDGSTDNSKEIIERYRDNPKVSIIYQKNKGLNITNNVAMRTSNGKYIMRLDADDFLEPHAILEMSSVLEGNDELGLVFPDYYYVNAQGVRTGVEKRHNFEKEVSLYDQPAHGACTMIRLEFLKNLGGYNESFTCQDGYDLWIKFILNHKVTNITSPLFSYRRHGNNLTTNEERILDTRKKIKEYYVERHLDSKSTLAVIPVRNSFIGKVNLPLFQVDEESVIEKKIKVCIDAKKIDYVIVSTSDSEIFNFLQQKYANSDRVSIIRRPAAFSDPNETLFRTIEHALDYVKENVNMEFEAIMTVSPEYPFLKSDTVDDAIYTLSLFQSDTVLSVRPDNRTYYQHTGHTLKPILDQDKFTKLEREALYKGAGGVVVSTIENFKKNKKLVSGSISHVVVDEQTAFGIFNSFHFSVYRTLMSAKDQSSVLLS; encoded by the coding sequence ATGACAATGCCACTTGTAACTATATATATTACAAACTATAACTACGCTAGTTATATAGAGGAATCTATTGAAAGTGTGTTGAATCAAAGTTGTCAGGATTTTGAGTTACTCATAATCGATGATGGTTCTACGGACAATAGCAAGGAAATAATTGAGCGATACAGGGATAACCCGAAGGTGTCCATTATTTATCAGAAGAATAAAGGGCTCAATATTACGAACAATGTTGCAATGAGAACTTCCAATGGAAAATACATCATGAGGCTTGATGCCGATGATTTTCTGGAACCTCATGCAATATTAGAAATGAGTAGTGTACTCGAGGGAAATGATGAATTAGGACTTGTTTTCCCTGATTATTATTATGTTAATGCTCAAGGGGTAAGGACCGGTGTGGAAAAACGCCATAACTTCGAGAAGGAGGTTTCATTATATGATCAGCCGGCACATGGCGCCTGTACAATGATTAGGCTCGAGTTTTTGAAGAACCTTGGTGGGTATAATGAAAGTTTTACGTGCCAAGATGGGTATGATTTATGGATCAAGTTTATCCTAAATCATAAGGTTACAAATATCACGAGCCCATTATTTTCATACAGAAGGCATGGTAACAATTTAACTACCAATGAAGAACGTATTCTTGATACAAGAAAAAAGATTAAAGAATATTACGTAGAAAGACATTTAGATAGCAAGTCTACACTGGCAGTAATACCAGTGAGAAATTCATTTATTGGAAAGGTTAACTTACCCTTGTTTCAAGTGGATGAAGAAAGTGTAATAGAGAAAAAAATTAAGGTTTGCATCGATGCCAAAAAAATCGATTATGTCATCGTATCTACTTCGGATAGTGAGATATTTAATTTTTTACAACAAAAATATGCCAACAGTGATCGGGTGAGTATTATTCGACGTCCCGCAGCATTTTCTGATCCAAATGAAACCTTATTTAGAACTATAGAGCATGCCTTGGATTATGTCAAAGAAAATGTAAATATGGAATTTGAGGCAATAATGACTGTTTCTCCTGAATACCCTTTCTTAAAATCTGACACGGTTGATGATGCCATTTATACTTTATCCTTATTTCAGTCAGATACTGTTTTAAGTGTTAGGCCAGACAATAGAACTTATTATCAGCACACGGGGCACACATTAAAGCCTATCTTGGACCAAGATAAATTTACTAAGTTAGAGAGAGAGGCTCTTTATAAAGGTGCTGGAGGAGTGGTTGTGTCAACCATTGAAAATTTTAAAAAGAACAAGAAATTGGTGTCAGGAAGTATTAGTCATGTTGTTGTAGATGAGCAAACCGCATTTGGTATTTTTAATAGTTTTCATTTCTCTGTCTATCGTACTCTAATGTCAGCAAAAGATCAATCTTCTGTTTTGCTTTCCTAA